One stretch of Arachis duranensis cultivar V14167 chromosome 1, aradu.V14167.gnm2.J7QH, whole genome shotgun sequence DNA includes these proteins:
- the LOC107460305 gene encoding uncharacterized protein LOC107460305 → MPPKKRRGGAVNTSDTAESNRAVSLPLGALRQRPRSQRIADRREGENPAVREAQPDLAAELRGMNQTLNAVLQVLTNQNRGRAGIPSMPNSQPHRVHQLFGDQEPPIEKYLKLNSSTFNGDSLDEDPQQYLEDAKKAIRALRCTKEWVVELVSYNLRGSARYWYESLLESKEAAGLPPPSWEEFTEEFLTRFYPANKQAEDAIAFERLRQENMTVTEYTKEFTRLSKSAPYLVNSEEMKVRRFVRGLVEPMFTTLMPEVGCMSFKDVLNSAYGIEAGIAERNAFKDIGKKPKMKEQFSGGASLGGFQSHHVRLISKVIRGIELVLKHLLVGLLLLDLLP, encoded by the coding sequence ATGCCACCTAAGAAAAGACGTGGTGGAGCTGTTAATACTTCTGATACTGCTGAATCTAATAGGGCAGTTTCTCTGCCACTTGGAGCGCTTCGACAAAGGCCAAGGAGCCAAAGGATAGCTGATAGGCGCGAAGGAGAGAACCCCGCAGTAAGAGAGGCTCAACCAGACTTAGCGGCTGAATTAAGGGGAATGAATCAAACCCTTAATGCGGTATTACAGGTCCTAACAAATCAAAATAGGGGCAGAGCAGGAATTCCTAGTATGCCAAATTCTCAGCCTCATAGAGTTCATCAATTGTTTGGGGATCAAGAGCCGCCAATTGAAAAGTATTTGAAGTTGAATTCGTCCACTTTCAATGGAGATTCATTAGATGAAGATCCACAACAATATCTAGAGGATGCGAAGAAAGCAATTCGAGCTCTCAGGTGCACCAAGGAATGGGTTGTTGAGTTAGTATCCTACAACTTACGTGGTTCAGCAAGGTATTGGTATGAGTCTCTTCTTGAGAGCAAAGAAGCAGCTGgacttcctcctccttcttggGAAGAGTTCACTGAAGAGTTTCTTACTCGATTTTATCCAGCTAACAAGCAAGCAGAAGATGCAATTGCCTTTGAAAGATTAAGGCAAGAGAATATGACAGTGACTGAGTATACTAAGGAGTTTACTAGACTTTCTAAGAGTGCTCCATACTTGGTAAATTCAGAAGAGATGAAAGTACGCCGGTTCGTTCGTGGGTTGGTAGAACCTATGTTCACCACTCTTATGCCTGAAGTCGGATGCATGTCTTTTAAGGATGTCCTAAACTCTGCTTATGGGATTGAAGCTGGGATAGCAGAGAGAAATGCTTTTAAGGATATTGGTAAGAAGCCTAAGATGAAGGAACAGTTTTCTGGTGGAGCTAGTTTAGGAGGATTTCAGTCTCATCATGTCAGACTAATCAGCAAGGTTATTCGGGGTATCGAGCTCGTCCTCAAGCATCTTTTGGTGGGGTTGCTTCTTCTGGATCTGCTCCCATGA
- the LOC107460294 gene encoding putative glucose-6-phosphate 1-epimerase isoform X1 yields MSSEKSRYYEVCKGFNGLDKVLLRDPRGSSAEVYLYGGHVTSWKNDHGEELLFLSSKATFKPPKAIRGGIPICFPQFSCHGNLDRHGFARNRFWAIDDHPPPFPTNTSNKAFVDLILKPSEEEMKIWPHSFEFRLRVALGPGGDLMLTSRIRNTNTDGKPFSFTFAYHTYFSVSDICEVRVEGLETLDYLDNLQKKKRFTEQGDALTFESEVDKMYLSTPTKIAIIDHEKKRTYVLRKDGLPDAVVWNPWDKKAKAMADFGDNEYKHMVCVEAAAIEKPITLKPGEEWKGRLELSIVSSSYCSGQLDPRRVLQCS; encoded by the exons ATGAGCAGCGAGAAGAGTAGGTACTATGAGGTTTGCAAGGGCTTCAATGGCCTCGACAAGGTTCTTCTTCGCGATCCACGTGGAAGCTCCGCCGAG GTGTACTTATACGGTGGCCATGTGACTTCTTGGAAGAATGACCATGGTGAAGAATTGCTTTTCCTTAGTAGCAAG GCTACTTTTAAGCCTCCCAAGGCAATTCGTGGAGGGATTCCAATATGCTTTCCTCAA TTTAGCTGCCATGGTAACCTAGATCGGCATGGATTTGCTAGAAATCGCTTCTGGGCCATTGATGACCACCCTCCTCCCTTTCCAACAAATACTTCCAATAAAGCCTTTGTTGATTTGATTCTTAAGCCCTCAGAAGAGGAAATGAAGATTTGGCCTCACAG TTTTGAATTCCGTCTTAGGGTAGCTCTAGGACCTGGAGGGGATCTGATGTTGACATCTCGGATTAGGAACACAAACACTGATGGGAAGCCATTTTCATTCACATTTGCTTATCATACATATTTCTCTGTTTCAGATATATG CGAAGTCCGGGTAGAGGGATTAGAGACACTAGATTATCTCGACAACTTGCAGAAAAAGAAACGCTTTACTGAACAGGGGGATGCTTTAACATTTGAATCAGAA GTTGACAAGATGTATCTCAGCACTCCTACAAAGATTGCTATTATTGATCACGAGAAGAAGAGAACATATGTGTTACGTAAAGATGGGCTTCCTGATGCTG TGGTGTGGAATCCTTGGGATAAAAAAGCAAAGGCTATGGCTGATTTTGGTGATAATGAGTATAAGCATATGGTTTGTGTAGAGGCTGCTGCTATTGAAAAACCTATCACTTTGAAACCTGGCGAAGAATGGAAAGGAAGACTAGAGCTTTCAATTGTTTCTTCTAGTTATTGTAGCGGGCAGCTTGATCCCCGAAGAGTTCTTCAATGCAGCTGA
- the LOC107460294 gene encoding putative glucose-6-phosphate 1-epimerase isoform X2 — translation MSSEKSRYYEVCKGFNGLDKVLLRDPRGSSAEVYLYGGHVTSWKNDHGEELLFLSSKATFKPPKAIRGGIPICFPQFSCHGNLDRHGFARNRFWAIDDHPPPFPTNTSNKAFVDLILKPSEEEMKIWPHSEVRVEGLETLDYLDNLQKKKRFTEQGDALTFESEVDKMYLSTPTKIAIIDHEKKRTYVLRKDGLPDAVVWNPWDKKAKAMADFGDNEYKHMVCVEAAAIEKPITLKPGEEWKGRLELSIVSSSYCSGQLDPRRVLQCS, via the exons ATGAGCAGCGAGAAGAGTAGGTACTATGAGGTTTGCAAGGGCTTCAATGGCCTCGACAAGGTTCTTCTTCGCGATCCACGTGGAAGCTCCGCCGAG GTGTACTTATACGGTGGCCATGTGACTTCTTGGAAGAATGACCATGGTGAAGAATTGCTTTTCCTTAGTAGCAAG GCTACTTTTAAGCCTCCCAAGGCAATTCGTGGAGGGATTCCAATATGCTTTCCTCAA TTTAGCTGCCATGGTAACCTAGATCGGCATGGATTTGCTAGAAATCGCTTCTGGGCCATTGATGACCACCCTCCTCCCTTTCCAACAAATACTTCCAATAAAGCCTTTGTTGATTTGATTCTTAAGCCCTCAGAAGAGGAAATGAAGATTTGGCCTCACAG CGAAGTCCGGGTAGAGGGATTAGAGACACTAGATTATCTCGACAACTTGCAGAAAAAGAAACGCTTTACTGAACAGGGGGATGCTTTAACATTTGAATCAGAA GTTGACAAGATGTATCTCAGCACTCCTACAAAGATTGCTATTATTGATCACGAGAAGAAGAGAACATATGTGTTACGTAAAGATGGGCTTCCTGATGCTG TGGTGTGGAATCCTTGGGATAAAAAAGCAAAGGCTATGGCTGATTTTGGTGATAATGAGTATAAGCATATGGTTTGTGTAGAGGCTGCTGCTATTGAAAAACCTATCACTTTGAAACCTGGCGAAGAATGGAAAGGAAGACTAGAGCTTTCAATTGTTTCTTCTAGTTATTGTAGCGGGCAGCTTGATCCCCGAAGAGTTCTTCAATGCAGCTGA
- the LOC107460286 gene encoding peroxidase 16: MGGCNRIIVLLSLLLVAAVARSSAQPLRRNFYSQTCPNVEQLVRSAVSNKFQQTFVTAPATLRLFFHDCLVRGCDASVLIQSPNNKAEKDHPDDISLAGDGFDTVVKAKAAVDSNPQCRNKVSCADILALATRDVVNLAGGPFYNVELGRRDGRISTIASVQRHLPHPENNLDQLTSFFTSNGLSQTDLVALSGAHTIGFSHCGKFSNRIYNFSPRNRIDPSLNLQYAFQLRQMCPLKVDPRIAINMDPVTPQKFDNQYFKNLQQGKGLFTSDQVLFTDPRTKSTVNLFASNEAAFNNAFINAITKLGRVGVLTGNQGEIRIDCTRPN, encoded by the exons ATGGGAGGTTGTAATAGAATAATTGTATTGTTGTCATTGCTCCTTGTGGCAGCAGTTGCCAGAAGCTCAGCTCAACCGCTGAGGCGTAACTTCTACAGCCAAACATGCCCCAATGTTGAGCAGTTGGTCCGCTCCGCCGTCTCGAATAAGTTCCAGCAAACCTTTGTTACTGCTCCGGCCACCCTTAGACTCTTCTTCCATGATTGCCTTGTCAGG GGTTGTGATGCATCGGTTTTGATACAATCTCCAAATAACAAAGCAGAGAAAGACCATCCAGATGATATATCACTAGCTGGTGATGGATTTGACACAGTGGTTAAAGCCAAGGCTGCAGTTGATAGCAACCCTCAGTGCCGTAACAAAGTGTCTTGTGCTGATATTCTTGCTCTTGCTACTAGGGATGTTGTCAACTTGGCAGGGGGTCCATTTTACAATGTGGAATTAGGAAGGCGTGATGGAAGAATCTCTACCATAGCCAGTGTTCAACGCCATCTTCCTCATCCTGAAAACAATTTGGATCAGCTCACTTCCTTCTTTACCTCTAATGGCCTCTCTCAGACTGATTTGGTTGCATTGTCAG GAGCACATACAATTGGATTCTCTCACTGTGGGAAGTTCTCAAATAGGATATACAATTTCAGCCCAAGAAATAGAATCGACCCATCATTGAATTTACAATATGCATTCCAGCTTAGACAAATGTGTCCACTGAAAGTTGATCCAAGAATTGCCATAAACATGGACCCAGTCACACCCCAAAAGTTTGACAACCAATACTTCAAGAACTTGCAGCAAGGAAAGGGTCTCTTCACCTCTGATCAGGTGCTCTTCACAGATCCAAGGACTAAGTCAACGGTCAACTTGTTTGCATCAAATGAAGCAGCATTTAACAATGCCTTTATTAATGCCATCACTAAGTTGGGTAGAGTTGGTGTCTTAACTGGTAATCAAGGTGAAATTAGGATTGATTGCACCAGGCCCAACTAA